TGTtaccatttctgttttcttcacttcTCTCCATTAAGCCCCAGAGAAAGCTGTACTACTACTACTTCTTTTTCatagggggagaaaaaaacaaataataaaaaattttaaaaagctgttttagATATTTTGGGAAAAAAGAGACAGCGAATGCCGGACTGGTATAGAGTAGATTTAAAATACAGtagagaggggtagcaacagacaagatagaacttaacaaaggattatgaatactgaatctttatataattttatttttcttagttgctagtttattagaatagctagaaggaaagaactgcaaTGGTGGAccagtaacccataacattctttgaaatttgctttccaattactttgttaaattgcactttgaaatttatcacttttatgttttattccacaatttaaaaattaaaaaaaaaaaaaaaatacaatagacaGGCTGAGACCCTGGGTTCCCAAACAGTGTGGAGGAGAGCGAGAGTGGAGGGGAGGTCTGTGCCCTGCCCCCTCCCATCCCAGGTTGTTTCCAAACTTTCttctatgttaaatattttttaaaaaattggattgtATTATGTTTGGTTATCACCTTTCTATTTCAATAATTGTATTTCTGAAATACCATTTTTAATGGTTGCCAAAAGTATGGATATGCCGTATGACTACCAACTCACCAGTGTTGGCATTTAAGATCTTCctcaaaattttttaatattacagATAATGCCGTGATAAACATCCTTGTACTTAAATATTTGCACCATTCTTAATATTCCTTTGAGATATGTTCCTTAAAGAGTAGTTACTGGTTCAATGGGTAGGCATGTTTTTGAGGATTTTGAAACAACTGCCAAAGTGGCCTCCTGAAAATTCTTTGGGGGGCAGAGTACCCTTTTCCCTTTGCCCACCTTCTTGCCAATTCTGTAGGATTTACCTTATTTTCCTCTGCATACCTCCCTAGCTTACTAAAACCCTAAGAGATAAATCGATGATAACTAAAAAACTCCTGTATGTTTGGAAATCAAGATATACAATATGTCAGTCATAGACTAAATCGTTTTGAAAATCAGAATAATATTTTCAACTGAATCATAATAAAAACACTACATAGAAAAACCGGTGAATTTCTGCTAAAACCGTCTAAAAGGAAAACTTGTAGCTTTAAGAATATCAACACTGAAGATGAACAAGCTAAACATCCAGCTCAAAAAGTTagcaaaattaaacagaaaattaaatcctTGAGGTCAGTAGCTCCTTAAGCATTTTGATACATCCTCTCGTTTCCAAAACAGTGCTCCGTGCATAAGAGGAACTTGATGGGCATCGAATCTGATTTGTTAAGTCATAAAGGCCACAGTTCTGAGCATGTGGTATTTCCAAACTGTCAAGGACTGGGGAATATTCCCAGTCTGACTGATCTGCCAAAATAACCTGACCTGCTGCCACCTGACCACTTGGACAGTAGATTCTGACAGGAGTGAGAGACTCCTAAAGGACGATGCATAACAGCAGGCTCTGGTAGACACGAGCCCTGGGCTCTGGTGTGCCTGTGCTTTCCTCATCTCTGGACATCCCAGAGAAGTGTTTTGTGTTTAGTTTACTAAAAATAATTTGGGGATAAAGGTTAAAGATAAGTCCCTCTCTGTTGTTCTACCGGGTACGTTGCTTTTGATCATCCCCAGCCAAGAACAGGGACCTGATCCTGTGCCTTTTTACATAGGCACGTGTccatggaagttaaaaaaaaaaaaaaaagttttgcttgTGTAAGGGACACAGGATTAGGCTCCAGGGATCAATTTTACTGAAGGAAAAAGAAGTGACTTTAATTTCATTAATGGTCTCCTCGATGATTCTGCTTGAGTTTAATTCTCCATTAAATATTAATTCCACTTGGTGCTTAGTATACTGCCTTTAGTATCAAACAGCTCAAACTGACACTAACCTGTTTCATATTTTATAACTGAATCACAGGGCTTTTTCAGGAGGAGTCAGCAAAGCAATGCCACCTACTCCTGTCCTCGTCAGAAGAACTGTTTGATTGATCGAACTAGTAGAAACCGCTGCCAACACTGCCGATTACAGAAATGCCTTGCCGTAGGGATGTCTCGAGATGGTGAGCTCTCACAGCTTGAATTATACAGTAGTATGGGGTCACCTTCATTTTAGAGTCAGAGGTGAGAAACTGGCTTCTAAAACATGGATGCAGATCTGCCAAAATATGTACCCTCACCTCCACCCCTGAGTTTTGTCTGGGCTTCATGGATTTCACAGCAGTCGTTTGCTCCTTCATAGCCCATTGGAGTCCGATAACCGGCTGGGGCAAGAGCAGGTGTGTGTGGGGAAAGGTGTCCATGTGGTCAGAACATCtgcaggtttttgatgaattgatTAAATATAAGTGTCATCTGCGGGCCTTAATAAATATGCTTCCTATGGGCATTTTCCCCAGTATGATGCACCTTCCCAAAGCCATAGGCAATCATGCTTTATGATAGTCAACTTATTGGCAGTTGTGATGAATTAGCTTTTAGGTTAACTAGATATTTTGAATCACATGCCAAAGTCAAATATTTGTACAAACAGAATTTGTGAAAATAGGGCAAGTCGTAGCTCAGTGACAAATGTTCTTTTCATTCGAAGAAGCTATTTTAAGAAATAGAGACCATCTACCATCCAATTACAAAACATTTCAAGATCTTCCTGGAAAACTATCTTAAGTGCATTGAATAATCAACACCAGATTTCAAGACAGTTATTCTCATACATGGAAACTGGGCAGTTAAGTACAGTGGGTACATTTTAAGGACTCTAATATACCGGCTGGCTCTTTTAAGAGATCCTTTTGAAGGGAATGTCTCTTCCAGTGGTCTTCCTTCTGAAAGCACCAGCCtgtggaaaaaaatacttcagaaGTCCGGGCAGGCTTTCAGAAAGCAGGCCTTCCCCATAATCAGATGTTCTTAGGGCTTGGGGATGGGACCAGGCACTGATTATGACATTCCTTGACTAGTGTTACCCAGGATGGCCTTTTAGAATATGtaaacaaaatgtaaatgtagaatatgtaaaacaaaagtgaaattttTGGCTTTGGAAGATGGAAGTCATAGAACATATACCATATCCTTCAAAATTCCTGTGATATGCAAGTGCAAAGATTTCATCTTCTCATATCTCTTATGAACttgcaaattaaattaaaatcacaagtgTGTGCAAAACTTAAaacagttacacagtcacagcAGAACGAGTTTCACCTATGGGTACTGATGCCCTTGGATCTTCTagagtattcttttaaaaaaaatagaatgtcaTCAGTATGCCTTCTGGAGATTTTGCATATAAGAAATCATACAAGTTGTTGGAGTAAATATGGGGACTTATAAAATTATGGGCTTCAAATTCAGAGCCCACATCAGCCCGATTGCTATCTAACCAGCCTCAACCAAGTTTGTTTGTAATTAGTACCTGAATCATAGAAACTGAAAATTGATCAGTGTTCTCCAGCTCTCCTGTTTCCTATGTGTGAAAGAACAGCAGGTCCTCCCTGGTGTAACAAAGAATCCACCAGCTGGCCAGTGCATTGGCCTTGGTTCCCAACCTCATTTCcttctctcctgcctcctgcccctagACTCAGATAACTATGGTAATGGTCAAATAGAGGAATTCATCCACCCCTTCAGGTATaaatttaaccacattcaattaGGAGAATTAAGTCCTGCCAGCAAAGGATTTTTCTTTGCTAACAAAGTCTAGTGGAAAAATGAAATGGGGTAGTGGGAGGATTCAGACCAGGAAACCATAGGTTTTTTTCAATTATCTGGGTGTTTCAGGAGAAATCATTTGGGGTCCTAAATGAGCTGGAAAGTTACTAGCCATTGCTGTACTTTAAATATGAGGACACATCCCAAGGAGAAGCACTGGAAATGCAAATCCTCCCAACAGAGATCTTATACCCTTTCCAAAATTCCGAAGCTTGTTTAACTTGAGGCTAAATGACAGCCACAGAGAGTATCATTTAAATATTGGGCTCAAGGCTTCACAGGGACTACCATGACCCATGAGTGGGAAGAGGGGACGTCTTAAGTCAGGAAGACTCAGGGATGTAATTCAGGGAACTACAAAGGCCTCTTCCAGTCTATTTAGGCCTCTCCCTAAAGCCCCAGATTCAGCCATTTGATTGAGAAGACGCTCGTGCGAGTGTGCTGAGTAGTGAACGGAATGAAATTTGAAGTTTGACTGCTTGTCTTGATGCACCGCTGTACATCGTGCATCTCTGGATGGTGGTCTGAATACGGGGAAGAGAAAGAGGTAGACTTTGCCAGCTGCGTGGAAGGAGTGAACAAGCCCTTCACGCTGCATATCAGTGGCAGCCAGCGAGCCTCAGGTCTGCGACAGTAGGAAAACATGGGCAGTCATTGCTCCAGGGTGTCTTCTACCCTGTCCTAGGTCTCTTCCTGAAACATCCTTTCCTCTGGGATATGTGTTTGCTATTGAGGGTGGAGCAAGCCTGTGTGGGGCAGGACTATTTTCACCTTTTATTCTGTCCTTATTATGTGGTCACGTGGTTTTAGATTGAGATTGAGACTTCAAAGGAAACCCCCAAGCATGCTAGAGAGGATGATGAAGGACAGAGCACTGTATATGCTGTGGTCTGGCTTTTTTCTTCCAGCTGTAAAATTTGGCCGAATGTCGAAAAAGCAGAGAGACAGCTTGTACGCGGAGGTGCAGAAACACcggctgcagcagcagcagcgtgACCACCACCAGCAGCCCGGGGAGGCCGAGCCGCTGACGCCCACCTACAACATCTCGGCCAACGGGCTGACGGAACTTCACGACGACCTCAGCACCTACATCGATGGGCACACCCCTGAGGGGAGCAAGGCAGACTCTGCCGTCAGCAGCTTCTACCTGGATATACAGCCTTCCCCGGACCAGTCAGGTCTTgacatcaatggaatcaaaccagAACCAATCTGTGACTACACACCAGCAGCAGGCTTCTTTCCCTACTGTTCTTTCACCAACGGAGAGACTTCCCCAACTGTGTCCATGGCAGAACTAGGTAATGGCATAGGCGTTTCCTATTGGGAAGCTCTACTCATGCCTTTTGAAGTGAAAGTGCTATGTTTGACTTTCCAGTGATGGGTCATGTTACCAAAATGATGCAGCTAGACAGACAATTCATCTTTACCATGGGGCTGCCCTGTAATTCCATTCTGCCTCTTGCTTCCTGGGGTATATCCAATAAATGGGTTGCTCTCAGCATCAGAGATGAGACAGAATGAACCAAGACAGTCTATAAATTCCACAGAAAGTTTTAAGTTCAGGGAATGCCCATGTTAATTTCATTagttatttatttcagttatttgccAGGTGTTGCAAAGGTCACACGGCTGCCCACAAATGGAGCCTGGCTTTTAGACGTATTTCTTTGATctgtgcagaattttaaaaattttttgactCAGTTGCTAAAGTTTAGAATCTTGACAATGACACACAAAAGTTCAGATTTTCAGCTTCTcgcaggagggaaaaaaaaaaaaagatctggttATACTGGGCCAAGGCTTATGAATGGTGACAACGGGCTGGTACCAGTTTGCGGCTGACACCTTTAGACAGGCTCAGCCCTGGTCAGCACAGTTTGCAACCCTGATGTCAACTATAAATCTTAAGGAAAAATTAGCTCCTTTACTTGCCAACATGTTTTGGTGCTAGATACTGGTGACAAACTGAATGTATTTCATATAAGGCTCACCATGTaaaaaaattgtcattttctTATTGCTGTGACATTGCTACTGTTTGGGAGATGTGACCCAGAAATGTTGACAacacagacaacagaaaactttcCATTTCAAGGAAGCTGTGTTAACATCCTCTGCTATATTGGATAGATTTTTAAGTACGGCACCAATATTAGAGAAACTTTGATAAGAATCGTTTCTGTTTTAGAATTTGACGCGCTCCTCCTGGTGATTCCTCACATAAAGTTATAATCCTTCGGGACATTTCAATTAGTTGCTGTGGCGATGACTAAGTAAATACAAGGAGAGAATGAAGGCTTCAGACAGAAAAAACCCCAGCAGGTTCTGACTCCAGCACAGAAATCCTCAGTTCACAGAAATAGCGGTTATGTTCTTTAGATGGTTTCTCCACCTCTGTACcccataaaacatttttaagtgaaaatttatatttccagTAAAATCTTTCTCCAAATAGAACAAACTGAATGTTCTTTACGGTTTTTATACAAGTACTTCTTTATGGGTCTAAATTTAAATCCCCTAGAGCAGGGACATTTTAAGCTGGTCTTTAGCCACCAAACAGCTTTAAAGGTGTATGGCAGCTCTTCTGATTAACAGAGAAACCTCTGAACTAGAAGCCAAGCCGAGCAGAGGTaggtttgattcttttttttcttgaactagaacaaaaaccttccttttttttttttctcctgtaatCTTGGTTGACTGAGCTTTAAGCAGAACTGTAATGAAAGTACAATTTTCAGAAATGAATAAGGATTTAATTGAAAACTGACATCATACCATGAAAAATGACCTGGCTCACTTTAGTTTTATCCTACCTGATCATAAACACTAGTGGATCTATCCTGTTTGCTCGTTAAGTATTCAACCCCAAAATGAATCCATAAAGCTTAGTCAAAGTGTTGTCAGTGAACATGGCTCTTTTGGCTAACAGTGTGCTAATTCCTGACTGGAGCCAGAAAGGCTGAGACCGACTCCCCAGGCCCCTCACACCAGTAAGTTTCTTCCTCCATGGTTGTCACCTCCCAGTATGGTCTGGGAGTCCTCACACTTTCTTTACATTCTTCTAAATTAAATTTATCACACGTATTGTGGCagtttccaaaatggaaaattaactCATCACTAAGATTAGTCCCAAAGCCAAAACTAAACTAGAATTTATCTGTAAAGGATATAATTGGGTTCTAATTTTCTAGCCCATTTACATGTACAAAACTGGGGAGCTAAGAGTAGCATAAAAGTGACCAAACACTTTGCTGCTCCTTCTTCAAAGCTACCTAAAGTTCCCTGATCTTTCCTTTGGGGCTCAAGTACTGCTTTCTCTTTAACTAGACCCTTGACTTCATTGTAGGCTAGATTTTGTCATCAGATTTTATACAAATGAAACCGtttaacaggaaaataaaattgtaaattaacATATCCTAAGCCCAATTCTGTCTTTCAATAATAGTATCTATAATCCATTACTTTTAATGGAAATATATCTGCATCTATGGCTAGGAAATTTAGTCCTTGATGTACAATTAATACTCAATTTACACATTCCAGATAAAAAACCtaggttcatttaaaaaaaattaagctaaTTGTGCTTAAGAAACAACAATATGTTGGGTAAAGCATGAGACAAGAAGTTAGCTGCTATGGATTGTGGTCCCAGCTTTGTTTTTTACAAGTTGTACAACTCCAGTAAATCATGTAACCTCTGCAAGCCTCAATTTCTATATGTATGGAATATTACAGtaaagagcacagactctggatCCAAAATGTCTGGATTTGAATcatggctctgccacttgccagCTGTGACTCACACCTTGGAAAAGTCACTTAAcctcactgtgcctcagtttcctcatctgtaaaatggtgataatactAGTACATCCCTCCCacggttgttgtgaggattaagaaagagggggaaaattatatatatataatatgggcctggcacatagtaaatgctacATAAATGTTACCTGTTATCATCGTTGCATGTATTAACAttaactgtaaaatgaggacagttTGGACTAGGTGTCATCTAAAGCTCCTTCCCACTGTGAAAATCTGTGACTAACTCAGAGGTCAGGACTTTACAGCCAACATATCTGGTCCTTGGTTTTACTGATGAAGTAATCATGGTTGAGGAGGTAAACTGACTTGCCCCAGTCATAAAGTGAGATATCAGCTGAGCTCAGACAGGAACCAGGTTTCCTAACTCCTAGTTTCAAGGTATTTCACTACTCCACTCTGTTCTTCCGAGAGACGACACTAACTTTTTAACTTTTACTCAGGCTGGCCGTATtcttctttgctgaaatggagatttaaaaatagCAACGTGTCTAAAAGCTCACACTTGCCAGATCAACTGAGTTGAAATCAAAGGCTTAGTAGCAGTGGTGAGAATGCAGCCACTGCCCTCTACTGGTTATTCATATACATTGCATCACTGGTTACCTCACTTATTGCCTTTTCTAAAAGCTGGCCTTAAATAGGTGGGGAGATACAGGAACATATTTTTTTAGGATGAAGTGAAGCACCAAGATGCTGACCATCTTAACTAGAAAATAAACATAATCTGGAAGAGAATTCTATGAGCTTATTCACTCCATAGGACCCCTCCTGACATTGCTTACTATGActactttttcatcttttttttttaatctgcaaaaATTGGTTTACATTCTAGAAACCGGTTTGGTAAATGCTGAATAGAGGCCCTTCTTTTCCAAGCAGGTGACCACATGTGTCACCTTCTTGTCTTAACttatttacacatttattttcGTATTTCTGATTCCCCATCATTTTTGTCTTTGCTCCCCTCTTCACAAGTGTCATTGATTCTAAGACATAGAATTTACTggcttctccctctttccctctgtttatcTCTGCCTCTTTATTCCCTTTAggcttttctccttttgtttatatttatttttatgttatttatttatgttgttttagtGTCTGTGTGTTGGCAAGTAGAGCCATTAAGGTTTATTATGTTTCAGCGTCTCTAAGGAGATTCTAGTTTCAAGCTTCATTTAGGTGAGCCTGCTCTGTTTTCACACAAACAAGTCTGGTTCTGTTTGACTCAAGCAGTAACAGATTTCCAAATAAATAGACATTCTTACTAGTGTTGCCAAGTTCGCATTCAGCACCATTCTTTTAAATGGCTTCTCTATTACGTATTCAAGACCTTGGGAAGGTGGGGTTTTATAGTCATAGAATCTTGtcaattcttcttttaaaatacttttttttattcattctcccATAAAATTATTACCAACTTGCTCCAAGTTCTTAGTCTCTCACATCTAGATTCCAAGAGCCTTCTAACTGGTTGCCCTGCCTCCAGCCTTTCTCTGCTCCAACCCACCAAGCACAAAACTTCTCCTACTATTTCCCCAGCTTTAGTTACCAACATGTCACCTCCCCTTAAGAATCCAGCTGATTCTTTTTTGTTACATAAAGTCCAAACTCTCTGTCATAATAGGCAAGACCTTTCACAATTTGGACTCTTACCAACCCAGACTTCTATTTTGACACTGTCACTTTAACACACCTTTGTTCCTCTGCCTACCAAATACTGCCCATCCTTCAGGGTTCAACTCAAGTGTTGTACTTCTGCCAAGAAGGGTCCCCTAATTCCACTCAGGAAACAATGACCTCTCCCATTCCTGAcagtatctattttttttctttctcttctcataAAATTCAACTTTATACTTTCTTATTATTTAGTGTCTTGAATTGTCCTTCCAGTGTATCCATATATGTTTACCACATTATAAGCTCCTAGAGAAACTTCTCTGATCTCAGTTTCTTTAATATCTTCAAGCTCCCTACACTCAAGTATCCCATCCTAAGTGCTCAATTCATTTCTCACAACAACACTATGAAATAGGTACTGTTGTTCTGATTGTACAACTGAGAAACCAAAGCAcaaggaggttaagtaacttaacccaagatcacacagctagtaagtagcggAGCTGAGATTAGCCTAGgctgtctggctccagaatccatCTCTAAACCACTGCATGGTACACAGTCACATGGTAGGCCCTCAGTAATGGTTGTTCTCTTATTTGCAGgataaacaaaagaaatgcatAGCTGTCatcatagaagaaaataatttcctattTTTTCAAGAGTAATACTTCCCAGGTCAATATATATTGCAGATGTGTCTTCATACAGATACCAAGAAGAGGCTGTGTCAATTGTTTCCCACACATATCTaggttaatattttttcattctcagACACTTGTATAAAGGCACAGAACAAGGTCACAGTCAGGAGGGTCTTTGAAGTTATCAAGCCTTACTGCAAAATGTTGGTTTTGCAAAGTCCCTGTCCTCTATCCTCATGTTCCAAAAtacagaataattccaaataattaCAAGGTTTAAATGTGTAAGGATACTCAAAATTGGTTCAAGTACATTGCTTTATGCATGTCATTTTTCAATCAAATATTAAGTAGGAAAAATAGTGATTATCCAGAGAAGAACCTTTTTATGTTTGTGATCTCCTATTTTCTCCTTAGAGCACCTTGCACAGAATATATCTAAATCACATCTGGAGACTTGCCAATATTTGAGAGAAGAACTCCAGCAGATAACATGGCAGACTTTTCTGCAGGAAGAGATTGAAAACTATCAAAACAAGGTATAGTCCAAGGACGTTTGCCTGGGATTGAGGCAACATTGGGAAGGGTGTGTTGGTGCAGAAGTTGGTCAAGAGTACACAACAGACTGAAGAAAgaatgtctttcatcagatatcagttttctatttttaaaactttctccaGAGCTTATCGTGTATTCCAGGCTTTGTCATCTTACCGAGATGCCAGCTTATGCAATTTCAACGATACTGAATGAACCCTATTGTGCTTACAAGTATACTCATATCTCCTTCAGTTTGTCAACAAGTGACTAGATTAAAGCATCTTTCAATGTCCGAATGAATTGGAATTTGTCCCAGTATCACAGTGGAAGGTTTTATGGTCAGGGGGTTGGAGTAAAATAACCTCAGCCTCATGTTTTCAGAAGTTAAGAGAAGTTTAGGGAgtgtatataaaagaaaaaggttTGCAAGCTATGATTGTAACTCCAGTATGAACCAAGCAAAGTGAGACTGACAAATAGCGCTGCTCCTTGCCTTTTTCTGTAAAACACTCTGATCAACAAGCCACTAAAATGGAAGGGCAAGGCCAGATATGGGgaagtttttattcattttgctttaatagaagaaaatgatgtGGGTTTTTCCAATAATCAGAGAAATCCAGGGTTAGAAAGGACTATAGAGATTATCTAGGCTAATCCTCCCTTCCATGTGTGGAAACTGAAGTCCCTTAGCATATGGCTAGAGAGTAAAAACATCAAGACTAGCACGCATGACTCCTGGCTCCTAATTCATTGTTTCTTCTACCCCAGTCTGAAACTaagattggggaaaaaacagaTCCAGGTCATCCTCTAACTAAACTGGACAATGAGTTTATAAAAGGAAGTGAACAGGAAAGACCGGAGACTAGCAACCCATCACTTTGTTTGCCTTTGCGTAGCAGGTAATACCAGAGCCAAAGCTACCAAGGAGAAGCAAGAAAGCACCAAGAAGTAGCATGGCATACGAAATGGGATTTCAGAGTCAGACATGTTGGGTGTGAATCATAGCTCCCATATCGCCTAGCTGTTAAACTTCCGTGAGCTTCAGTGTGCAtttctataaaatagaaaaatggtctTGTAAAAGTGAAATAAGACCAGGATGTCATAAAGCACTTGGCTCATAGTAACTGTACAATAAATTTAGACttgcttttccttcccttcccccaacAAAGTGGTATTACATTCCCCAAAACAAAATAACTTCTCAAAAGAAGATCCTACTTTACTATTCTCAGCAGCCCAGGATTAAAGCAGTGGCACGTGTCTCTTTTCCTAGCTCTTGTTTTCAGCATCTGCTACTTGGGTTTATAACATCTTTCCCTGTCCCTTTGCCACCAAAACATAACAGAGGAACTGGAGGAGATGAGAAAGTATGTTGAAGCAATCATTATAGCCCAGAGTAAAACTAGTCATCTGGCTTGGGTTTTTTTGCTAGATTTTAAAAACCCAGaggatttaaaaacaatttctaaaGAGGGGCTTTACAAAATAGGAACAATTAAACCAGCTGTGCCAATAATATGGATAAAAGTATATGTTgctatatttctctctttttaacagCAGCGTGAGGTGATGTGGCAATTATGTGCCATCAAAATAACAGAAGCTATACAGTACGTGGTGGAGTTTGCCAAACGCATTGATGGATTTATGGAACTGTGTCAAAATGATCAGATTGTGCTTCTAAAAGCAGGTATATGCGTTGCTGGTAATTTTGAGATCTCTTCCTAACCTGCCTTCATtggcttataaaaaaaaaaatgcttgtgaagaccttgtggatcacaccccctttatctagtgtatggatgagcagaaaaatggggataaaaactaaaggacaaatggggtgggaaggggggatgatttgggtgttctttttttcacttttattttttattcttgttctggttctttctgatgtaaggaaaatgttcagagatagattgtggtgatgaacgtataactatgttatcatactgtggacggtggattgtataccatggatgattgtatggtgtgtgaatgtatttcaataaaactaaatttaataaaaaaaaattaaaaaaaaaaaaactgaacccccccccaaaaaaaaaaaatgcttgataaggaaggtgtcaggaatAGTTTTTCTCAATGATAATAGCCCAGGTTTCTCTTAGCAGGGACTAAGTTCTTTTTAAAGGTTTTGAGCTATTTTTAGGAAACATTTCTTCTGTTTCCCTCCCATCCAGGGTAAAGGAATTAATGTGAAGACACCTGCACTCCCAAATTTTACcatctcctgttttttttccccctatactCCATATCCTCTGGAGATTATGATAAGATGTTAGGAAGAAGGACTGTTTGTGGAACTCAGAGAAGCATCCCTGTTTTTTCTTCAATTAATATAAATGAAAGTTTTCCTAGCAAACTTGAGACTCCACATGGCAAGGCAGAATGGAGCCAAGGAAGTAATTTGTAAATTAAACCTCTCCCCTGTAAAACAGGCCTTTGTTTCTGCACAGTAGTCTTTAATTACAGCAGTAAAACTTGCCCTTTCTGGATAGATGGCTGATGTAACTGAAGTGCCCACTAGCTAAAACGTACACGACACCCACTGGGCTGGCTCAGAAAGGGATCTCTACATGAGCACCTTAGAAATAAACTCACTAGGATATAATCATCCAAACCATTTCTGCTTTGCTTTAGGTTCTCTAGAGGTGGTGTTCATCAGAATGTGCCGTGCCTTTGACTCTCAAAACAACACCGTATACTTTGATGGGAAGTATGCCAGCCCAGATGTCTTCAAATCCTTAGGTAAGGAAATCTCAAGGTGCTTTATTTTTAAGTCAAAGCTCTAGGAAAAGATGTTGATTGGGTGAAAGCTCTTATTGAACAGAATGGAAACTGGTTATTTGGATATAAAAATTTATAGGTTGTATACC
The Choloepus didactylus isolate mChoDid1 chromosome 4, mChoDid1.pri, whole genome shotgun sequence DNA segment above includes these coding regions:
- the RORA gene encoding nuclear receptor ROR-alpha isoform X3, coding for MMYFVIAAMKAQIEIIPCKICGDKSSGIHYGVITCEGCKGFFRRSQQSNATYSCPRQKNCLIDRTSRNRCQHCRLQKCLAVGMSRDAVKFGRMSKKQRDSLYAEVQKHRLQQQQRDHHQQPGEAEPLTPTYNISANGLTELHDDLSTYIDGHTPEGSKADSAVSSFYLDIQPSPDQSGLDINGIKPEPICDYTPAAGFFPYCSFTNGETSPTVSMAELEHLAQNISKSHLETCQYLREELQQITWQTFLQEEIENYQNKQREVMWQLCAIKITEAIQYVVEFAKRIDGFMELCQNDQIVLLKAGSLEVVFIRMCRAFDSQNNTVYFDGKYASPDVFKSLGCEDFISFVFEFGKSLCSMHLTEDEIALFSAFVLMSADRSWLQEKVKIEKLQQKIQLALQHVLQKNHREDGILTKLICKVSTLRALCGRHTEKLMAFKAIYPDIVRLHFPPLYKELFTSEFEPAMQIDG
- the RORA gene encoding nuclear receptor ROR-alpha isoform X2, with translation MLTENHSTFGISVTKKTHTSQIEIIPCKICGDKSSGIHYGVITCEGCKGFFRRSQQSNATYSCPRQKNCLIDRTSRNRCQHCRLQKCLAVGMSRDAVKFGRMSKKQRDSLYAEVQKHRLQQQQRDHHQQPGEAEPLTPTYNISANGLTELHDDLSTYIDGHTPEGSKADSAVSSFYLDIQPSPDQSGLDINGIKPEPICDYTPAAGFFPYCSFTNGETSPTVSMAELEHLAQNISKSHLETCQYLREELQQITWQTFLQEEIENYQNKQREVMWQLCAIKITEAIQYVVEFAKRIDGFMELCQNDQIVLLKAGSLEVVFIRMCRAFDSQNNTVYFDGKYASPDVFKSLGCEDFISFVFEFGKSLCSMHLTEDEIALFSAFVLMSADRSWLQEKVKIEKLQQKIQLALQHVLQKNHREDGILTKLICKVSTLRALCGRHTEKLMAFKAIYPDIVRLHFPPLYKELFTSEFEPAMQIDG
- the RORA gene encoding nuclear receptor ROR-alpha isoform X1, with translation MESAPAAPDPAASEPGSSCADAAASSRETPLNQESARKSEAPAPVRRQSYSSTSRGISVTKKTHTSQIEIIPCKICGDKSSGIHYGVITCEGCKGFFRRSQQSNATYSCPRQKNCLIDRTSRNRCQHCRLQKCLAVGMSRDAVKFGRMSKKQRDSLYAEVQKHRLQQQQRDHHQQPGEAEPLTPTYNISANGLTELHDDLSTYIDGHTPEGSKADSAVSSFYLDIQPSPDQSGLDINGIKPEPICDYTPAAGFFPYCSFTNGETSPTVSMAELEHLAQNISKSHLETCQYLREELQQITWQTFLQEEIENYQNKQREVMWQLCAIKITEAIQYVVEFAKRIDGFMELCQNDQIVLLKAGSLEVVFIRMCRAFDSQNNTVYFDGKYASPDVFKSLGCEDFISFVFEFGKSLCSMHLTEDEIALFSAFVLMSADRSWLQEKVKIEKLQQKIQLALQHVLQKNHREDGILTKLICKVSTLRALCGRHTEKLMAFKAIYPDIVRLHFPPLYKELFTSEFEPAMQIDG